From Sporosarcina sp. Marseille-Q4943, the proteins below share one genomic window:
- a CDS encoding RsbT co-antagonist protein RsbRA, with protein sequence MDKLMVEGINQNMDEIIGRWITRMKEEKGERFFHFMPEHLVEKTSREFAVLMTSNITESSTAHTEKISDFTEKIVRFGWAIKFVNKAIDNFSDVVFEFLEEKEIINGDNLRTFVSIFRNWINPLRESIIDAYSTEWERTVSLQKIALQELSASLIPVFEKISVMPLVGTIDTERAKLIMENLLEGVVSQRAEVVLLDITGVPVVDTMVAHHIIQAAEAVRLVGAKCMLVGIRPEIAQTIVALGIDLNEFTTKSTLQRGMQAALGMTNRAIVEVEAN encoded by the coding sequence ATGGATAAATTAATGGTAGAAGGCATCAATCAGAACATGGATGAAATCATCGGCCGCTGGATAACGAGGATGAAGGAAGAAAAGGGAGAACGCTTTTTCCACTTCATGCCTGAACATCTTGTCGAAAAAACGAGCAGGGAATTCGCAGTGCTAATGACTTCCAATATTACCGAATCATCCACTGCACATACCGAAAAGATCAGTGACTTCACAGAGAAAATCGTACGGTTCGGGTGGGCAATCAAATTCGTGAATAAGGCGATCGATAACTTTTCAGATGTCGTATTCGAATTTCTTGAGGAGAAAGAGATCATCAACGGGGACAACCTGAGAACTTTCGTCTCGATATTCCGGAATTGGATCAACCCTCTACGGGAAAGTATTATCGATGCCTATTCGACGGAATGGGAAAGGACTGTCAGCTTGCAGAAGATCGCCTTGCAAGAGTTGTCAGCGTCATTAATTCCTGTTTTTGAAAAGATCTCGGTCATGCCTCTCGTCGGAACGATTGACACGGAACGGGCGAAGTTGATTATGGAGAACCTTCTTGAGGGCGTAGTGAGCCAGCGTGCGGAAGTGGTGCTGCTCGATATTACCGGAGTTCCGGTCGTGGATACGATGGTTGCGCATCATATTATTCAGGCGGCGGAAGCGGTACGTCTTGTCGGGGCAAAATGCATGCTTGTCGGTATAAGGCCTGAAATTGCACAGACGATAGTCGCCCTTGGCATCGACCTGAATGAATTCACGACGAAAAGCACGTTGCAAAGGGGAATGCAGGCGGCTTTGGGAATGACAAACCGAGCAATCGTGGAGGTGGAAGCAAATTGA
- a CDS encoding transcriptional regulator, producing the protein MREKDIKIVKVSKGNEIEHTAVHQEPERGEFVYVSTKRYMTDHEADTIREAMMIGYVEMSQINLRIAKECLHAELEAQHTVERLVSGG; encoded by the coding sequence TTGCGAGAGAAAGACATAAAAATCGTAAAAGTATCTAAAGGGAATGAAATTGAACATACGGCCGTCCATCAGGAGCCGGAGCGTGGAGAATTCGTTTATGTTTCAACGAAGAGGTATATGACTGATCATGAAGCGGATACGATCCGCGAAGCGATGATGATCGGCTACGTTGAAATGTCGCAAATCAACTTACGAATTGCAAAGGAATGCTTGCATGCGGAACTCGAAGCCCAGCATACGGTGGAACGTCTCGTAAGCGGAGGATGA
- a CDS encoding anti-sigma regulatory factor, giving the protein MNFRSSVEIITEWDIVAARQLGRNEAKKAGFGTVDQARITTAISELARNIYLYAGKGKIEIERVSEGGLFGIKIIASDEGPGIPDLRKVMEDGFSTSGGLGAGMPGVKRLMDEFKVESEPGAGTVITTTKWLH; this is encoded by the coding sequence ATGAACTTTAGGTCTTCTGTAGAGATAATTACGGAATGGGATATCGTTGCTGCAAGGCAGTTAGGGCGTAACGAAGCAAAGAAGGCCGGTTTCGGAACCGTCGACCAAGCTCGCATCACGACCGCAATCAGTGAATTGGCGAGGAACATTTATCTGTATGCAGGAAAAGGGAAGATCGAGATTGAAAGGGTATCTGAGGGTGGGCTGTTCGGTATCAAAATCATTGCATCAGATGAAGGTCCGGGCATCCCTGATCTGCGAAAAGTGATGGAAGACGGATTTTCAACATCAGGCGGTCTAGGGGCGGGAATGCCGGGGGTGAAGCGGCTCATGGACGAATTCAAAGTTGAATCGGAACCGGGAGCTGGAACGGTTATTACAACTACAAAATGGCTTCATTAA
- a CDS encoding rhomboid family intramembrane serine protease → MFIRRENFSQYIRLYPFVTVLLALNILVFIATGLPIHGSRYLYYMGVGINSMISEGEWWRLVTPMFLHAGLMHLLFNMFSLFIFGPELERVAGKARFLTIYLLSGIFANIASFFLGGSDFAHVGASGAIFGIFGAFGALVYYTKNAFPQLRQIMLPIIVISVIMTFLQPGVNVIGHIAGLIVGFIIGLSYFHPKRIISWR, encoded by the coding sequence GTGTTTATTCGAAGAGAGAACTTTTCCCAGTATATCCGTCTGTATCCTTTCGTAACCGTTCTACTTGCATTGAACATCCTTGTTTTCATTGCAACAGGCCTTCCAATTCACGGAAGCCGGTATTTATATTATATGGGTGTCGGCATTAATTCCATGATTTCCGAAGGCGAATGGTGGCGGCTCGTCACCCCGATGTTTTTACATGCGGGGCTCATGCATCTTCTATTCAACATGTTTTCGTTGTTCATTTTCGGTCCTGAACTTGAGCGGGTTGCCGGCAAGGCGCGCTTCCTGACGATTTACCTTCTGTCGGGCATTTTCGCCAACATCGCCTCTTTCTTCCTCGGCGGTTCGGATTTTGCCCACGTCGGAGCAAGCGGTGCGATATTCGGCATTTTCGGCGCATTCGGTGCGCTCGTCTATTACACGAAAAATGCCTTTCCACAGTTGCGTCAAATCATGCTGCCGATCATCGTTATTAGCGTGATCATGACCTTCCTCCAACCGGGGGTCAATGTCATCGGGCATATCGCAGGGCTGATCGTCGGCTTCATCATCGGGCTAAGCTACTTCCACCCAAAACGGATTATAAGTTGGAGATGA
- a CDS encoding PH domain-containing protein has product MRAQPANRISPKGLKVWRLYGWIQTVILALVAIGVGVLVYIFEWPWWIYPIEAVVLLLFAYFIIFLFPKVRWLRWRYEVRESEIELQHGLFIVKRTLIPMVRVQHVDTSQGPILRKYGLAEISISTAATVHTIPALIMEEADELRGRISVLARVAEDDV; this is encoded by the coding sequence ATGAGGGCTCAACCAGCAAACAGGATTTCCCCGAAAGGGTTAAAAGTATGGCGATTGTACGGATGGATCCAAACGGTCATTCTCGCATTGGTAGCCATCGGCGTCGGTGTGCTTGTATACATATTTGAATGGCCGTGGTGGATCTATCCAATCGAAGCTGTTGTCCTCCTCCTGTTCGCCTATTTCATCATCTTTTTATTCCCGAAGGTGAGATGGCTCAGGTGGCGATACGAAGTGAGGGAATCGGAAATTGAATTGCAGCACGGGCTTTTCATCGTGAAGAGGACACTGATCCCGATGGTGCGTGTCCAGCACGTCGACACATCGCAAGGGCCGATTTTGCGGAAATACGGATTGGCGGAAATTTCGATTTCAACAGCCGCTACGGTCCATACGATCCCTGCGTTGATCATGGAAGAAGCTGATGAACTGCGCGGCAGGATTTCCGTGCTTGCAAGGGTGGCGGAAGATGATGTCTGA
- the rsbW gene encoding anti-sigma B factor RsbW: protein MQHYDYIEIKIPAKAQYVGVARLMISGIASRQGFTYDDIEDLKIASSEAITNAVQHAYGEGEDGEVVVGCALYEERLEIMIADHGASFDFEETKKHIGPYSDTSDARFLREGGLGLYLMETLMDEVKFHHEEGVTVFMTKYLGRERGEEDVKRTANS, encoded by the coding sequence ATGCAACATTATGATTATATAGAAATAAAGATACCCGCAAAAGCCCAATATGTCGGTGTTGCAAGATTGATGATATCAGGAATCGCAAGCCGCCAAGGCTTTACATACGATGACATCGAAGACTTGAAAATCGCTTCGAGTGAAGCAATTACAAACGCTGTCCAGCATGCTTACGGTGAAGGTGAAGATGGAGAAGTCGTCGTCGGATGTGCCTTATATGAAGAGCGGTTGGAAATCATGATTGCGGATCACGGAGCGAGCTTCGATTTTGAAGAAACGAAAAAACATATCGGACCATATAGCGACACATCAGATGCTCGTTTCCTCCGCGAAGGGGGTCTTGGGCTTTATTTGATGGAGACGCTCATGGATGAAGTGAAATTTCATCATGAGGAGGGCGTGACGGTCTTTATGACCAAATATCTCGGCAGAGAGCGGGGCGAAGAAGATGTCAAACGAACAGCCAACTCATAA
- a CDS encoding outer membrane lipoprotein carrier protein LolA, with the protein MRSRIFVLLLVAIMTMLAACGSPSKEDVMKKLSGKWNEAKGYELQATMEIKTGSEPRVYDVTVWHTKPDFYKVNVSQAGSQDSQMIVRNEEGVFVITPSLGKTYKFQSDWPTQNSMPYLIGTLSDDIKADKNSTMQEKDKTYIFETASRNNHKKVLPTQQIHIDKKTLLPKYVSVMDENNEEKIRVTFNKITLGVEHKASDYAVDMEGNQPEKKPQSTNEGMAGTMKYYPNLDWEGTILEEEMVATENGTRFFTTFGGGDKEFVVVQEPAGTPDNQLPVSIEGDPVDLGFTVAALTGNSIRWEQDGVVFFVASSTLTPDELIEVASSMSPEDSK; encoded by the coding sequence ATGCGCAGCCGAATTTTTGTTTTATTGCTAGTTGCGATCATGACAATGCTAGCAGCTTGTGGATCACCGTCTAAAGAGGATGTCATGAAGAAGCTCAGTGGGAAGTGGAACGAAGCGAAAGGGTATGAATTGCAGGCGACAATGGAAATCAAGACAGGTTCTGAACCGAGAGTGTACGATGTGACTGTATGGCATACGAAACCTGATTTTTACAAAGTCAATGTTTCGCAAGCGGGTAGCCAAGATTCACAAATGATCGTCAGAAATGAAGAAGGCGTCTTTGTCATCACGCCGTCACTCGGAAAAACGTATAAGTTCCAAAGCGATTGGCCGACGCAAAACAGCATGCCGTACTTGATCGGCACTTTATCGGACGACATCAAGGCGGATAAGAATTCCACGATGCAAGAAAAGGATAAGACGTATATATTCGAAACGGCATCAAGGAATAACCATAAGAAAGTCCTTCCGACGCAGCAAATCCATATCGATAAGAAAACATTGCTGCCGAAGTACGTATCCGTCATGGATGAAAACAATGAAGAAAAAATTCGTGTGACGTTCAATAAGATCACACTTGGCGTAGAGCACAAGGCATCCGATTATGCAGTCGACATGGAAGGGAACCAGCCTGAGAAAAAACCGCAATCGACAAATGAAGGCATGGCAGGCACGATGAAATACTATCCGAACTTGGATTGGGAAGGAACGATCCTTGAAGAGGAAATGGTCGCTACAGAAAACGGAACTAGATTTTTCACGACATTCGGCGGCGGAGACAAGGAATTTGTAGTCGTGCAGGAGCCTGCGGGAACTCCGGACAATCAATTGCCGGTGTCCATCGAAGGGGATCCGGTCGACCTTGGCTTCACTGTGGCGGCATTGACGGGTAATTCAATCCGTTGGGAACAAGATGGAGTGGTGTTCTTCGTTGCATCGTCCACATTGACACCTGACGAGCTGATCGAAGTGGCATCTTCCATGTCTCCGGAAGATTCGAAATAA
- the sigB gene encoding RNA polymerase sigma factor SigB, which translates to MSNEQPTHKPDTKEKVLEWIRQYQETNDDEAQTNLVLHYERLVHSIARKYSNGKPYHEDIVQVGMLGLLGAIRRYDPELGRSFEAFAVPTIVGEIKRFLRDKTWAVHVPRRIKELGPKIKSAVETLTIEMQRSPLVSEIAEYLDTDEELVLEAMEMGRSYQALSMDHTLEADSEGGTVTLFDIIGESDDGYERTDHRLVVANALKVLSEREKQIIQYTYIEQMSQKEAGERLGISQMHVSRLQRKAIKKLQEAIMAAGGAS; encoded by the coding sequence ATGTCAAACGAACAGCCAACTCATAAGCCGGATACGAAAGAGAAAGTGTTGGAATGGATCAGGCAATACCAGGAGACGAATGATGATGAAGCGCAGACGAATCTCGTCCTTCATTACGAACGGCTCGTCCATTCCATCGCACGCAAATATTCAAACGGGAAACCGTATCATGAAGATATCGTCCAAGTCGGTATGCTCGGACTCCTCGGAGCAATCCGTAGATATGACCCGGAGCTCGGACGCAGCTTTGAAGCTTTTGCCGTACCGACGATCGTCGGGGAGATCAAACGGTTCCTGCGCGATAAAACATGGGCCGTCCACGTTCCTAGACGCATTAAGGAGCTCGGTCCTAAAATCAAGTCGGCGGTTGAAACGCTGACGATTGAAATGCAGCGTTCACCGCTCGTTAGTGAAATAGCGGAATACTTGGATACCGATGAAGAATTGGTCCTTGAAGCGATGGAGATGGGAAGGAGCTATCAAGCCCTTTCGATGGACCATACGCTCGAAGCCGATTCGGAAGGCGGTACAGTCACCTTGTTCGATATTATTGGAGAATCGGATGACGGATATGAGAGAACAGACCATCGACTCGTCGTGGCCAATGCGCTCAAAGTGTTGTCGGAACGCGAAAAGCAGATTATCCAATATACATACATCGAGCAAATGAGCCAAAAGGAGGCGGGGGAACGTCTCGGTATTTCGCAAATGCACGTCTCTAGACTGCAACGGAAAGCGATTAAGAAACTTCAAGAAGCCATAATGGCAGCCGGTGGTGCATCGTAG
- a CDS encoding PP2C family protein-serine/threonine phosphatase, which produces MPQEVGRQYKEIMKKYLESHSEEDLYVGQQFSRRFIEKEIAPEDVISIHKNALFELHPELRNEVWDSLDFLIEMMIHYGLTLREHQSLIQKQEAIQMEMNVATKVQDTLLKTKMPCVGGLDVGYISQPAKQMNGDYVYFLNKKNESGVAVADVIGKGIPAALCMSMIKFGMDGLPDGNTSPRNVLGIINRIVEKSVDDSMFISMFYGKYNAEDTTFSYASAGHEPALHFDSRTGVFSELDAKGLLLGVKPDAEYEERSVVLHDGDFIAMMTDGVTETRTENGFIDMNSIQNLLHDVKDKTAQQIAEHVYQHLSELQNYRLGDDFTIVIFKKEPEQV; this is translated from the coding sequence ATGCCACAAGAAGTCGGCAGGCAGTATAAGGAAATAATGAAAAAGTATTTGGAGAGCCATAGCGAAGAGGATCTCTATGTAGGGCAACAGTTCAGCAGGCGCTTCATAGAAAAAGAGATAGCGCCAGAAGATGTAATCAGCATACACAAAAACGCATTATTCGAGCTTCACCCTGAATTGCGGAACGAAGTGTGGGATTCACTGGACTTCCTGATTGAAATGATGATCCACTACGGCCTAACATTGCGAGAGCATCAAAGCCTCATTCAAAAACAAGAAGCGATACAAATGGAAATGAACGTCGCGACGAAAGTGCAGGACACGCTTCTGAAAACGAAGATGCCGTGCGTCGGCGGACTGGATGTAGGGTACATCTCCCAGCCGGCTAAACAAATGAACGGCGATTACGTCTATTTCCTGAATAAGAAGAACGAATCGGGCGTTGCCGTGGCAGATGTAATCGGTAAAGGGATTCCTGCGGCATTATGCATGTCCATGATCAAATTCGGCATGGACGGCTTGCCTGATGGAAATACGAGTCCTCGGAACGTGCTCGGCATCATTAATCGGATTGTAGAGAAGAGCGTTGACGACTCGATGTTCATTTCAATGTTTTATGGTAAGTACAATGCTGAAGACACGACATTCTCCTATGCTTCTGCAGGCCATGAACCGGCCTTGCATTTCGATAGCAGAACTGGAGTGTTTTCGGAATTGGATGCCAAGGGATTGCTTCTCGGTGTCAAACCTGATGCGGAATATGAGGAGCGTTCGGTCGTATTGCACGACGGGGACTTCATCGCCATGATGACGGACGGCGTTACCGAAACGAGGACCGAAAATGGATTCATAGATATGAATTCGATTCAAAACTTGCTTCATGACGTGAAAGACAAAACCGCACAGCAAATTGCGGAACATGTATACCAGCATCTTTCGGAACTCCAAAACTATCGATTGGGCGACGACTTTACAATTGTCATTTTCAAAAAAGAGCCGGAACAGGTTTAA
- the acpS gene encoding holo-ACP synthase, with protein MIAGIGLDIVELERIARLDERSDKLRLRILSKKELRLYEALPPHRKIEFLAGRFAAKEAFGKARGTGIGKNCRFGQVEILPEPSGKPVLYFDGKEVNGFVSITHTRTVAAAQVILEK; from the coding sequence ATGATAGCAGGAATCGGATTGGATATCGTGGAATTGGAGAGGATCGCCCGTTTGGACGAAAGATCGGACAAACTCAGGTTGAGGATTCTGTCAAAAAAGGAATTGCGGCTTTATGAAGCGCTGCCGCCACACCGGAAAATTGAATTCCTCGCTGGGCGATTTGCGGCGAAAGAGGCGTTCGGGAAAGCGAGAGGCACCGGAATCGGGAAAAACTGCCGTTTCGGACAAGTTGAAATCCTCCCGGAGCCATCGGGGAAGCCGGTATTGTATTTTGACGGCAAGGAAGTGAATGGCTTCGTTTCCATCACCCATACACGTACGGTCGCGGCTGCGCAAGTGATTTTAGAGAAATAA
- a CDS encoding STAS domain-containing protein (This anti-anti-sigma factor, or anti-sigma factor antagonist, belongs to a family that includes characterized members SpoIIAA, RsbV, RsfA, and RsfB.), whose product MNLQVELLEENSVQYFKVVGEIDAFTAPVLKERLAAVESVQGLKAELDLSEVDYMDSTGLGVFVGFYKAVSANGGHVKITGLNKRLNRLFEITGLNEIIDTEQKESEDHNATL is encoded by the coding sequence ATGAATTTACAAGTTGAGTTACTAGAAGAAAATAGTGTTCAATATTTCAAGGTTGTCGGGGAAATAGATGCATTCACGGCACCTGTTCTAAAGGAACGCCTGGCGGCTGTTGAAAGTGTCCAAGGCTTGAAGGCTGAGTTGGACCTATCCGAAGTGGATTATATGGATAGTACAGGCCTCGGTGTTTTTGTCGGTTTTTATAAGGCTGTTTCCGCTAATGGCGGGCATGTGAAGATAACGGGCTTGAACAAACGATTGAACCGCCTGTTTGAAATTACCGGTCTGAATGAAATTATCGATACTGAACAGAAGGAAAGTGAGGACCATAATGCAACATTATGA
- a CDS encoding type II toxin-antitoxin system PemK/MazF family toxin, whose protein sequence is MAIKRGDVFFADLSPVVGSEQGGTRPVLVIQNDIGNRFSPTVIVAAITAQIQKAKLPTHVEIDAERYGFERDSVILLEQVRTIDKSRLTDKITHLDEPLMEKVDEALEISFGLVKF, encoded by the coding sequence TTGGCAATAAAACGTGGGGACGTCTTTTTTGCAGACCTGTCACCCGTCGTTGGTTCCGAGCAGGGAGGGACGAGACCGGTACTGGTCATCCAGAACGACATAGGCAACCGGTTCAGTCCGACAGTGATCGTTGCAGCGATCACTGCGCAAATCCAAAAGGCAAAATTGCCGACACATGTTGAAATTGATGCGGAGCGTTATGGGTTCGAGCGGGATTCCGTGATTCTGCTCGAACAAGTCCGCACAATCGACAAGTCGAGGCTGACGGATAAGATCACCCATTTGGATGAACCATTGATGGAAAAGGTGGACGAAGCGCTAGAAATAAGCTTCGGGTTGGTTAAATTTTAA
- the alr gene encoding alanine racemase, whose amino-acid sequence MEHYRPTKAIVDLHAIQENVKNLKKYLPHHTSVIAVVKADGYGHGEVEVARAAIEAGARMVSVATPDEALRLREGGIAADILVMGPPPVKFAEKAAELGIHVTVSDAEWLRQAIGMLERIGHPLNVHVKIDSGMGRIGLRDEVELQEIVEVIEGTPAIRLEGAFTHFACADEEDSSKTEDQFNRFMELVGKLPQRPPLVHASNSAATLLYPEYALDAVRFGISLYGIAPSAYVGKKLPFELKKAMTLETELAYVKKLEKGSTVSYGATYVTEQDEWIGTLPIGYADGLKRGLRSQEVLIAGERMPIVGTICMDQCMVKMPRELRVGEKVTLIGRQGDEEITMEEWADRIGTIPYEIAVTIGKRVPRIY is encoded by the coding sequence ATGGAACATTATCGTCCTACTAAAGCAATCGTCGATTTACATGCGATACAAGAGAATGTAAAGAACTTGAAGAAATATTTGCCTCACCATACATCCGTCATAGCCGTCGTGAAAGCGGACGGCTATGGGCATGGAGAGGTCGAAGTGGCACGTGCTGCAATCGAAGCGGGGGCTAGGATGGTGTCAGTGGCGACACCTGACGAGGCCTTGCGTTTGCGTGAAGGAGGCATAGCTGCCGATATACTCGTCATGGGTCCTCCTCCGGTCAAGTTTGCCGAAAAGGCCGCGGAACTTGGAATCCATGTCACAGTCTCGGATGCCGAATGGCTTCGCCAGGCGATCGGGATGTTGGAGAGAATAGGTCACCCATTGAACGTCCATGTGAAAATTGACAGCGGCATGGGCCGGATCGGTCTTCGGGATGAAGTTGAACTTCAGGAAATCGTTGAAGTGATCGAAGGGACACCTGCTATCCGTCTTGAAGGGGCATTTACTCATTTCGCGTGTGCGGATGAGGAGGATTCCAGCAAAACGGAGGACCAATTCAATCGGTTCATGGAATTGGTGGGCAAGCTTCCGCAGAGACCGCCGCTCGTTCATGCTTCGAACAGTGCAGCTACTTTGCTTTATCCGGAATATGCACTCGATGCGGTCCGTTTTGGCATCAGTCTTTATGGCATCGCTCCTTCGGCATATGTCGGAAAGAAATTGCCGTTTGAATTGAAGAAAGCGATGACGCTCGAAACGGAATTGGCTTATGTGAAGAAGCTCGAAAAGGGCAGCACGGTCAGCTATGGGGCAACATACGTAACTGAGCAGGATGAATGGATCGGCACGTTGCCGATCGGCTATGCGGACGGCTTGAAACGTGGGCTTCGCAGCCAGGAAGTGTTGATTGCCGGCGAACGGATGCCGATTGTCGGAACGATTTGCATGGACCAATGCATGGTGAAGATGCCGCGCGAATTGCGGGTCGGGGAAAAGGTGACCTTGATCGGCCGGCAAGGCGATGAGGAAATCACGATGGAGGAATGGGCGGACCGCATCGGGACAATCCCGTACGAAATCGCGGTTACAATTGGAAAACGCGTACCGAGAATATATTGA
- a CDS encoding STAS domain-containing protein translates to MNARIPILKLNEVLIVSIQWELDDQTAIQFQEDLLNKMHETAALGVVIDLTPIDFIDSFIAKVLGDVINMTGLMGAKVVITGIQPAVAITLIELGIRLSNVMTALDLENGLDKLYKELEA, encoded by the coding sequence TTGAATGCACGGATACCTATTTTGAAATTGAATGAAGTCCTCATCGTCTCGATCCAGTGGGAACTGGATGATCAGACAGCCATTCAATTTCAAGAAGACTTGTTGAATAAAATGCATGAAACTGCGGCTCTCGGAGTTGTAATCGACTTGACACCGATTGATTTCATTGATTCCTTCATCGCAAAAGTATTGGGGGACGTGATCAATATGACAGGATTGATGGGCGCGAAAGTCGTAATCACTGGTATACAGCCTGCGGTCGCCATTACATTGATTGAGCTCGGAATCCGTTTGAGCAATGTAATGACCGCGCTAGACTTGGAAAACGGTTTGGATAAACTTTATAAAGAATTGGAGGCCTGA
- a CDS encoding PH domain-containing protein produces the protein MSEQQRYKLHWITAVIEMLKTLKEAILPLVVLVFANGWKGGGTGLWYVDYLSFIIFGVLIIGLSISGIIKWKRFEYWFEDDELRIESGLFVKKKRYIPFDRIQSLDYTEGIFHRPFGLVKVKVETAGSSSMKQAEGELTAITKEAAKRVEIEMAEAKKRQREVPVVEGETANLIEEMPLAEESNFRKIFTMTTKDLLVLATTSGGVGVILSGVAIFLSQFGDLLPFEWMFEEISAFIKFGMLIVAIAVFLALLGVWILSVAMTFLSHFNFTIELDKEDIVITRGLLEKKKVTVPLKRIQSVVVVENPFRKLFGYASVAIHSAGGSIGQSSKINLFPIVKRNKVESYLEEIFPDLHLEEPANRLTTKGRPFYYRIDFVWMVPVIGALTYFFFPYGLFSLAIIPVIIAFGMWQHRSAAYDIIDNQLTMRFRGFSLQTAYMMKKRIQSMEMKQSYFHKRKGVATVIANIKSGMGSYHATVYHMDVEEAEKIFSWYEKSGSTADGTDE, from the coding sequence ATGTCTGAACAGCAACGCTATAAACTGCATTGGATCACTGCGGTTATTGAAATGCTCAAAACGTTGAAAGAGGCAATCCTTCCGCTTGTCGTTTTAGTTTTTGCGAATGGATGGAAAGGTGGCGGAACTGGGCTCTGGTACGTCGATTATTTGTCCTTTATCATTTTCGGTGTATTGATCATCGGCTTATCGATAAGCGGAATTATTAAATGGAAACGGTTCGAGTATTGGTTCGAGGATGATGAGCTTCGAATCGAATCGGGTTTATTCGTGAAAAAGAAACGGTATATCCCATTTGACCGGATACAAAGTTTGGATTATACGGAAGGGATTTTCCATCGTCCGTTCGGGCTTGTGAAAGTGAAAGTGGAGACTGCGGGTAGTTCCTCTATGAAGCAAGCAGAGGGAGAATTGACGGCGATTACAAAAGAAGCCGCTAAACGTGTTGAAATCGAAATGGCGGAAGCAAAGAAACGGCAGAGGGAAGTTCCCGTTGTAGAAGGGGAAACGGCAAATCTGATTGAAGAGATGCCGTTGGCAGAGGAATCGAATTTCCGTAAAATCTTCACAATGACGACAAAGGATCTTCTAGTGCTTGCCACGACTTCGGGCGGCGTAGGCGTCATTCTGTCGGGGGTGGCGATCTTCCTTTCGCAGTTTGGAGACTTGCTTCCGTTCGAATGGATGTTTGAGGAGATTTCGGCATTCATCAAGTTCGGCATGTTGATTGTGGCAATTGCTGTTTTCCTCGCCTTGCTTGGCGTCTGGATACTTTCTGTCGCGATGACGTTCCTTTCCCATTTTAATTTCACGATTGAATTGGATAAGGAAGATATCGTCATTACGAGAGGTTTGTTGGAAAAGAAGAAAGTGACTGTTCCTTTAAAGAGAATCCAAAGTGTCGTAGTTGTCGAGAATCCGTTCAGGAAGCTATTCGGCTATGCCTCAGTAGCGATTCATAGTGCGGGAGGAAGCATTGGCCAAAGCTCGAAGATCAATTTATTCCCAATCGTGAAAAGGAACAAGGTGGAGTCGTATTTGGAGGAAATCTTTCCTGATTTGCATTTGGAGGAGCCTGCAAATAGGCTTACAACAAAGGGCAGGCCGTTTTATTATCGAATTGACTTCGTATGGATGGTGCCGGTCATCGGCGCGCTCACGTACTTCTTTTTCCCGTATGGGTTGTTTTCGCTCGCAATCATTCCTGTCATCATAGCGTTCGGCATGTGGCAGCACCGCTCTGCCGCTTATGATATTATAGATAATCAATTGACGATGCGGTTCAGGGGATTCAGCTTACAGACGGCGTATATGATGAAAAAACGGATTCAGTCGATGGAGATGAAACAAAGTTATTTCCATAAACGAAAGGGCGTTGCAACGGTCATCGCCAATATTAAATCCGGTATGGGCAGCTATCACGCAACGGTTTATCATATGGATGTGGAAGAGGCGGAAAAGATTTTCAGTTGGTATGAAAAAAGTGGGTCGACTGCCGATGGAACGGACGAATAA